From Litoribacterium kuwaitense, the proteins below share one genomic window:
- a CDS encoding protein arginine kinase, with translation MSLEKFIQQALSPWVRRGGPEDDIVMSSRIRFARNLQSSPFPTVADEGNLQKVLREAEAKIVPNSFGDVGQLAMLKMHELNETEKRVLVEKHLISPHLANARHSAAVLLSDEENVSLMVNEEDHFRLQCLFPGLQVVEALSAANQMDDVLEKHLDYAFDEQKGYLTACPTNVGTGMRASVMVHLPALVMTGRMNAIISAVNQLGIAVRGIYGEGSEAQGSVFQVSNQLTLGRSEQDIVEDLTSVVYELIHKEREIRHALLESSRVELEDRIWRSYGILANSRIIQSKEAANCLSDVRLGIDFSFIQGVSQSILSEIMILMQPGFLQQYAGKALAPKERDIRRAALIRERLTLESKSN, from the coding sequence ATGTCCCTGGAAAAATTTATTCAGCAAGCACTAAGTCCTTGGGTGCGTCGCGGTGGACCGGAAGACGATATCGTAATGAGTTCCCGCATTCGCTTTGCACGAAATCTACAAAGCTCCCCTTTTCCAACCGTTGCTGATGAAGGAAATTTACAAAAGGTTTTGCGAGAAGCAGAAGCGAAGATTGTACCGAACTCGTTTGGTGATGTTGGTCAATTAGCAATGCTAAAAATGCATGAGCTGAATGAGACTGAAAAGCGAGTGCTCGTTGAAAAGCATTTAATTTCACCTCACTTAGCGAATGCTAGACATTCGGCAGCGGTGCTATTGTCGGATGAAGAAAATGTAAGTTTAATGGTGAACGAAGAAGATCACTTTCGTTTGCAATGCTTATTTCCCGGCCTTCAAGTCGTTGAGGCTTTGTCTGCTGCAAATCAGATGGATGACGTCTTGGAAAAGCATTTAGACTATGCATTTGATGAGCAAAAGGGTTATTTGACGGCTTGTCCGACGAATGTTGGAACGGGCATGCGTGCGTCGGTGATGGTTCATCTTCCTGCATTGGTGATGACTGGTCGCATGAATGCAATTATTTCGGCTGTAAATCAGCTAGGTATTGCCGTTCGTGGCATTTACGGCGAAGGGTCAGAGGCGCAAGGAAGTGTATTTCAAGTTTCCAATCAGTTAACTTTAGGGAGATCCGAACAAGATATTGTTGAAGATTTAACAAGCGTTGTATATGAACTTATCCATAAGGAAAGAGAAATTCGTCATGCGCTGTTAGAGTCTTCCAGAGTGGAGTTAGAAGATCGAATTTGGCGTTCGTATGGAATTTTAGCAAATAGCAGAATCATTCAAAGCAAAGAAGCAGCAAATTGTTTGTCCGATGTTAGACTTGGTATTGATTTCTCCTTTATTCAAGGGGTTTCACAAAGTATTCTAAGTGAAATTATGATATTAATGCAGCCAGGATTTCTTCAACAATACGCGGGAAAGGCACTGGCACCTAAAGAGCGAGACATCCGAAGAGCTGCTTTAATTCGCGAACGTTTGACGCTGGAATCGAAATCAAATTAG
- a CDS encoding UvrB/UvrC motif-containing protein, with protein sequence MKCDNCQQRPATVHFTQIVNQEKSVQHLCEVCAAEKEEYSPMSQAGYTIQDLFSGIFGQAQNAFFPQASRTSSELKEPICPSCQLSFSEFVKTGKFGCSTCYSTFGPRLDPILRRIQAGNVEHTGKVPKRAGKELNRIRDLQKLKTQMQRLIDQEEFEKAAVLRDEIRSLQEKLQKGEE encoded by the coding sequence TTGAAGTGTGACAATTGTCAGCAACGTCCCGCCACCGTACATTTCACGCAGATTGTTAATCAAGAAAAAAGCGTCCAGCACCTTTGCGAAGTGTGTGCGGCCGAAAAAGAAGAGTATTCTCCGATGTCTCAAGCGGGCTACACAATCCAAGATTTATTCTCCGGTATTTTCGGGCAGGCACAAAATGCTTTTTTCCCTCAAGCTAGCCGTACATCTTCAGAACTGAAGGAGCCTATCTGTCCTTCTTGTCAGTTAAGCTTTTCGGAGTTTGTGAAGACAGGAAAATTTGGCTGTAGCACATGCTATAGTACCTTTGGACCTAGATTAGATCCTATATTACGCCGTATCCAGGCAGGAAATGTCGAGCATACAGGAAAGGTTCCAAAGCGTGCCGGAAAAGAATTGAATAGAATAAGAGATCTCCAAAAGCTTAAAACACAAATGCAACGGTTGATTGACCAAGAAGAGTTTGAAAAAGCAGCTGTACTTAGAGATGAAATTCGTTCATTGCAAGAAAAGTTGCAGAAGGGGGAGGAGTGA
- the clpC gene encoding ATP-dependent protease ATP-binding subunit ClpC, translated as MMFGRFTERAQKVLALAQEEAVRLGHNNIGTEHILLGLVREGEGIAAKALAALGLSPEKIQKEVEALIGVGKDTSQTIHYTPRAKKVIELSMDEARKLGHSYVGTEHILLGLIREGEGVAARVLNNLGVSLNKARQQVLQLLGSNESGGSTQSGAAASANTPTLDSLARDLTSIAREDHLDPVIGRSKEIQRVIEVLSRRTKNNPVLIGEPGVGKTAIAEGLAQQIIQNEVPEILRDKRVMTLDMGTVVAGTKYRGEFEDRLKKVMEEIRQAGNIILFIDELHTLIGAGGAEGAIDASNILKPSLARGELQCIGATTLDEYRKYIEKDAALERRFQPIQVNEPSAEESVQILQGLRDRYEAHHRVKITDEAIGSAVSLSDRYISDRFLPDKAIDLIDEAAAKVRLRSYTAPPDMKELEQKLDAIRKEKDAAVQSQEFEKAASLRDTEQRLREELEGSKKSWKEKQGQENTEVTTEDIALVVSSWTGVPVSQMAQAETERLLNLENILHSRVVGQDDAVQAVSKAVRRARAGLKDPKRPIGSFIFLGPTGVGKTELARALAESLFGDEDNMIRVDMSEYMEKHATSRLVGSPPGYVGHEEGGQLTEKVRQKPYSVILLDEIEKAHPDVFNILLQVLEDGRLTDSKGRSVDFRNTVVIMTSNVGASELKRNAYVGFNVQEEGQDYKEMKNKVLAELKRSFRPEFLNRIDEIIVFHSLKKEHIKEIVSKMAKQLQERLREQDIDFKLTAPALEKIAEEGMDLEYGARPLRRALQRQVEDRLSEELLKGTIAKGQKITLGVEKGEFVVRTEKPTPST; from the coding sequence ATGATGTTTGGACGATTTACAGAAAGGGCACAAAAGGTGCTCGCCCTTGCTCAAGAAGAAGCAGTTAGACTTGGCCATAACAATATCGGTACAGAACATATTTTATTAGGTCTTGTTCGTGAGGGGGAAGGTATTGCAGCGAAGGCACTAGCAGCCTTAGGCTTGAGCCCGGAAAAAATTCAAAAAGAAGTAGAAGCTTTAATTGGCGTAGGCAAGGACACCTCACAGACAATTCACTATACACCACGTGCTAAAAAAGTGATTGAGCTTTCGATGGACGAAGCACGTAAGCTTGGTCATTCATATGTCGGTACCGAGCATATTCTACTTGGACTTATTCGAGAAGGAGAAGGTGTGGCTGCACGAGTGCTGAATAACTTAGGTGTCAGCTTGAATAAGGCGAGGCAGCAAGTTTTACAATTACTCGGAAGCAATGAGAGTGGAGGATCGACGCAAAGTGGTGCAGCAGCGAGTGCCAATACACCAACGTTGGATAGCTTGGCACGCGACCTCACTTCAATTGCCAGAGAAGACCACCTGGACCCAGTAATTGGGCGTAGTAAAGAAATTCAACGTGTTATTGAAGTATTGAGCCGTCGGACAAAAAATAATCCTGTGCTCATCGGTGAGCCTGGTGTAGGGAAGACCGCGATTGCTGAAGGGTTGGCTCAGCAAATTATTCAAAACGAAGTGCCAGAAATTTTACGGGATAAACGAGTGATGACCCTTGATATGGGGACGGTTGTTGCTGGAACGAAATATCGAGGCGAATTTGAAGATCGTTTGAAAAAAGTGATGGAAGAGATTCGTCAGGCGGGAAATATCATTCTGTTTATTGATGAGCTTCATACGCTGATCGGTGCAGGAGGAGCAGAAGGTGCCATCGATGCGTCTAATATTCTTAAACCTTCGTTAGCCCGTGGTGAGCTCCAATGTATTGGGGCAACAACCTTAGACGAGTATCGCAAATACATTGAAAAAGATGCGGCACTGGAGCGCCGTTTCCAGCCAATTCAAGTGAATGAACCTTCAGCTGAAGAGTCTGTACAAATCCTCCAAGGATTGCGTGATCGTTACGAAGCACACCACAGAGTGAAAATCACCGATGAAGCCATTGGATCAGCTGTGTCATTATCAGATCGATATATTTCAGATCGTTTTTTACCAGATAAAGCAATTGATCTCATCGATGAGGCAGCAGCAAAAGTGCGCTTACGCTCATATACCGCGCCACCAGACATGAAAGAGCTTGAACAGAAATTGGATGCGATTCGTAAAGAAAAAGACGCCGCTGTCCAAAGCCAAGAGTTCGAAAAAGCAGCCTCCTTACGTGACACTGAGCAGCGACTTCGTGAAGAGCTTGAAGGATCGAAAAAATCTTGGAAAGAAAAACAAGGACAGGAAAACACTGAAGTCACTACTGAAGACATTGCCCTTGTCGTATCGAGTTGGACTGGGGTGCCAGTATCACAAATGGCACAGGCAGAAACTGAGCGCTTGTTAAACTTAGAAAACATTCTGCATAGCCGCGTCGTAGGGCAAGACGATGCCGTTCAAGCTGTATCAAAAGCAGTTCGTCGTGCCCGTGCCGGTTTAAAAGATCCAAAGCGCCCCATTGGCTCGTTTATTTTCCTTGGTCCGACAGGGGTCGGGAAAACAGAACTCGCCAGAGCCTTGGCAGAATCACTATTTGGTGATGAAGACAACATGATTCGTGTTGATATGTCTGAGTATATGGAAAAACATGCGACGTCAAGGCTTGTCGGATCGCCACCGGGGTATGTTGGTCATGAGGAAGGCGGCCAGTTAACAGAAAAAGTACGCCAGAAGCCTTATTCAGTCATTTTACTCGACGAAATAGAGAAGGCTCATCCAGACGTCTTTAATATTTTGCTTCAAGTGCTAGAGGACGGACGCTTGACGGATTCCAAAGGACGATCTGTCGATTTTCGTAATACGGTTGTCATTATGACATCAAACGTCGGTGCCAGCGAATTAAAGCGCAATGCGTATGTTGGGTTTAATGTTCAAGAAGAAGGCCAAGATTATAAAGAAATGAAAAATAAAGTTTTGGCTGAATTAAAGCGTTCATTCCGCCCAGAGTTTTTAAACCGTATTGACGAGATTATCGTATTCCATTCTCTTAAAAAAGAACATATTAAAGAAATCGTTTCAAAAATGGCGAAGCAGCTTCAAGAACGACTGCGCGAGCAGGATATTGACTTTAAGTTGACGGCGCCAGCGCTTGAGAAAATTGCTGAAGAAGGCATGGACCTCGAGTATGGGGCACGTCCACTGCGTAGAGCTTTACAACGACAAGTTGAAGATCGGTTGTCTGAAGAGCTCTTAAAAGGAACGATTGCCAAAGGTCAAAAAATTACATTGGGTGTTGAAAAAGGCGAATTTGTCGTTCGTACTGAAAAGCCAACACCGTCCACATGA